In a single window of the Xylanimonas protaetiae genome:
- a CDS encoding acyl-CoA carboxylase subunit beta, translated as MNVATPTLTGTAAKLADLERRRAAAVTEPEAVAQEKQHARGKKSARERIEALLDEGSFVELDALAAHRSRNFGLDKKRIPGDGVVTGYGTVDGRQVCVFSQDFTVFGGSLGEVHGQKIAKVQDLALRTGVPIVGISDGGGARIQEGVAALTQFAEMFRRNVAASGVIPQISLILGPSAGGAVYSPALTDFIVMADGTSNMFITGPDVIRSVTGEDVDFETLGGARTHNQKSGVAHYLGADEDDAIDYVRSLIGYLPQNNLGDPPSFPPEEPDTEVGPLDEALDTLIPDSDNQPYDMRTVVETVLDEDTFLEVQPLFAPNVLVGFGHVEGQAVGVVANQPMQMAGTLDIDAAEKAARFVRTCDAFNLPVLTFVDVPGFLPGVGQEHQGIIRRGAKLIYAYAEATVPLVTVITRKAYGGAYIVMGSKQLGADVNLAWPTAQVAVMGAGGAVNILQRRALSDVASAGGDVEAERKRLTDAYEEAIVNPWDAAERGYVDAVIRPSETRLQVVRALRALRTKRASLPPKKHGNIPL; from the coding sequence GTGAACGTCGCCACGCCCACCCTCACCGGGACCGCAGCCAAGCTCGCCGACCTGGAGCGCCGCCGCGCGGCGGCCGTCACGGAGCCGGAGGCCGTGGCGCAGGAGAAGCAGCACGCGCGCGGCAAGAAGTCGGCGCGCGAGCGCATCGAGGCGCTGCTGGACGAGGGCTCGTTCGTCGAGCTCGACGCCCTGGCCGCGCACCGCTCGCGCAACTTCGGGCTCGACAAGAAGCGCATCCCGGGCGACGGCGTCGTGACCGGCTACGGCACGGTCGACGGCCGCCAGGTGTGCGTGTTCTCGCAGGACTTCACGGTGTTCGGCGGCTCGCTGGGCGAGGTGCACGGCCAGAAGATCGCCAAGGTGCAGGACCTCGCGCTGCGCACGGGCGTGCCGATCGTCGGCATCTCCGACGGCGGCGGCGCCCGCATCCAGGAGGGCGTCGCGGCCCTGACGCAGTTCGCGGAGATGTTCCGGCGCAACGTGGCGGCGTCGGGCGTCATCCCGCAGATCTCGCTCATCCTGGGGCCGAGCGCCGGCGGCGCCGTGTACTCCCCCGCGCTGACCGACTTCATCGTCATGGCCGACGGCACGTCGAACATGTTCATCACCGGCCCGGACGTCATCCGGTCCGTGACGGGCGAGGACGTCGACTTCGAGACCCTCGGCGGCGCGCGCACCCACAACCAGAAGTCGGGCGTCGCGCACTACCTGGGCGCGGACGAGGACGACGCGATCGACTACGTGCGATCGCTCATCGGGTACCTCCCGCAGAACAACCTGGGCGACCCGCCGTCGTTCCCGCCCGAGGAGCCGGACACCGAGGTGGGGCCGCTGGACGAGGCGCTCGACACCCTGATCCCCGACTCGGACAACCAGCCGTACGACATGCGGACCGTCGTGGAGACGGTGCTGGACGAGGACACGTTCCTCGAGGTGCAGCCGCTGTTCGCGCCTAACGTGCTGGTCGGGTTCGGGCACGTCGAGGGCCAGGCCGTGGGTGTCGTCGCCAACCAGCCCATGCAGATGGCCGGCACGCTCGACATCGACGCGGCCGAGAAGGCCGCCCGCTTCGTGCGCACGTGCGACGCGTTCAACCTGCCCGTGCTGACGTTCGTGGACGTGCCGGGCTTCCTGCCCGGCGTGGGCCAGGAGCACCAGGGCATCATCCGCCGCGGCGCCAAGCTCATCTACGCGTACGCCGAGGCCACGGTCCCGCTCGTCACCGTCATCACACGCAAGGCGTACGGCGGCGCGTACATCGTCATGGGCTCCAAGCAGCTCGGCGCCGACGTCAACCTCGCGTGGCCGACGGCGCAGGTCGCCGTCATGGGCGCGGGCGGCGCGGTCAACATCCTCCAGCGCCGCGCGCTGTCCGACGTGGCCTCCGCGGGCGGGGACGTCGAGGCCGAGCGCAAGCGCCTCACCGACGCGTACGAGGAGGCGATCGTCAACCCGTGGGACGCCGCCGAGCGTGGCTACGTCGACGCCGTCATCCGGCCGTCCGAGACCCGGCTCCAGGTGGTGCGGGCCCTGCGCGCGCTGCGGACCAAGCGTGCCAGCCTCCCGCCCAAGAAGCACGGCAACATCCCCCTCTGA
- a CDS encoding biotin--[acetyl-CoA-carboxylase] ligase, with amino-acid sequence MSERALIDVEKVRAAALRPAGAWASVDVVDAAPSTNTLLLEIAAQAEREGEPLAAPAALAAEHQTAGIGRAGRTWETPPRAALTVSTLLRPAASADALGWLPLLTGVAVVRVLRAAGVPASLKWPNDVLLPAADEVDGFGPWRKVAGILAQGVPGGDGVVVGVGLNVTQPAVELPVPTATSLALAGAPESALDRTALLTAYLAELAAVVGRWAADDGDVHAPGPGGGPSLADEYADRCATLGASVRVELAGGAGVVEGRAAHLTVDGALVVARDDGSVRMVTAGDVHHLRRA; translated from the coding sequence GTGAGCGAGCGCGCCCTGATCGACGTGGAGAAGGTCCGAGCCGCCGCCCTGCGCCCCGCGGGCGCCTGGGCGAGCGTCGACGTCGTGGACGCCGCCCCGTCCACCAACACGCTCCTGCTCGAGATCGCCGCGCAGGCCGAGCGCGAGGGCGAGCCGCTCGCCGCCCCCGCGGCGCTCGCGGCCGAGCACCAGACGGCCGGCATCGGCCGCGCCGGGCGCACCTGGGAGACGCCGCCGCGCGCCGCCCTCACCGTCTCGACCCTGCTGCGGCCCGCCGCCTCCGCCGACGCGCTCGGCTGGCTCCCGCTGCTGACGGGCGTCGCCGTCGTGCGCGTGCTGCGGGCCGCGGGCGTGCCCGCCTCGCTCAAGTGGCCCAACGACGTGCTCCTGCCCGCCGCCGACGAGGTCGACGGGTTCGGGCCCTGGCGCAAGGTCGCCGGGATCCTCGCGCAGGGGGTGCCGGGCGGGGACGGCGTCGTCGTCGGGGTCGGGCTCAACGTCACGCAGCCCGCCGTCGAGCTGCCGGTGCCCACCGCGACGTCGCTCGCGCTGGCGGGCGCACCCGAGAGCGCGCTCGACCGCACCGCGCTGCTCACCGCGTACCTCGCCGAGCTCGCCGCCGTCGTGGGCCGCTGGGCCGCCGACGACGGCGACGTGCACGCGCCCGGACCCGGCGGGGGACCGTCGCTCGCCGACGAGTACGCCGACCGCTGCGCGACCCTCGGGGCGTCGGTGCGCGTCGAGCTCGCGGGCGGCGCCGGCGTCGTCGAGGGCCGCGCCGCGCACCTGACCGTCGACGGGGCGCTCGTCGTCGCGCGCGACGACGGCAGCGTGCGCATGGTGACCGCGGGCGACGTCCACCACCTGCGCCGCGCCTGA
- a CDS encoding adenylate/guanylate cyclase domain-containing protein — MTSDTRPGPVPEPTGDTAARIDLEILGGPRRYTLDDLVEGTGLTHDLIEDYWRWLGLPVQHATERWFTDSDLESLREIAQLAAAEHLDEQALRTLVRSMGHTTERLALWQTEAFVEHAARYHGLDDVSARLTVLDNLPHLADILARQLEHAWRRQLAAVTGRYATEFAGARGGERNEHKLPLRRAVGFVDIVSFTKRTAGLGSEELSDFVQLFETRARDIVTEAGGRVVKTVGDAVLFVGDTVEIGAEMALRLATASPEGPEIPVRVGFVWGRVLARFGDVFGPSVNLASRLTEASEPGEVLIDPATAALLATSSRYALTEQPEAELQGLGAMRPVRLQRAYAAG, encoded by the coding sequence GTGACGAGCGACACCCGGCCTGGCCCCGTACCCGAACCGACAGGGGACACGGCGGCCCGGATCGACCTCGAGATCCTCGGCGGTCCGCGGCGGTACACGCTCGACGACCTGGTCGAGGGCACCGGCCTGACGCACGACCTCATCGAGGACTACTGGCGCTGGCTCGGCCTGCCCGTCCAGCACGCCACGGAGCGGTGGTTCACCGACTCCGACCTCGAGTCGCTGCGCGAGATCGCACAGCTCGCCGCCGCGGAGCACCTCGACGAGCAGGCGCTGCGCACCCTCGTGCGGTCCATGGGGCACACCACCGAGCGCCTCGCGCTGTGGCAGACGGAGGCGTTCGTCGAGCACGCCGCCCGGTACCACGGGCTCGACGACGTCAGCGCGCGCCTGACCGTGCTGGACAACCTGCCGCACCTCGCCGACATCCTGGCCCGCCAGCTCGAGCACGCCTGGCGCCGCCAGCTCGCGGCCGTCACGGGCCGGTACGCGACGGAGTTCGCCGGGGCGCGTGGCGGGGAGCGCAACGAGCACAAGCTGCCGCTGCGCCGTGCCGTCGGGTTCGTCGACATCGTGTCGTTCACCAAGCGCACCGCGGGCCTCGGGTCCGAGGAGCTGTCCGACTTCGTCCAGCTCTTCGAGACGCGTGCGCGCGACATCGTCACCGAGGCCGGCGGACGCGTGGTCAAGACCGTCGGCGACGCCGTCCTGTTCGTCGGGGACACCGTGGAGATCGGCGCCGAGATGGCGCTGCGCCTGGCGACCGCCAGCCCGGAGGGGCCGGAGATCCCCGTGCGAGTGGGGTTCGTGTGGGGCCGCGTGCTGGCCCGGTTCGGCGACGTGTTCGGGCCGTCGGTGAACCTCGCGTCCCGGCTCACCGAGGCGTCCGAGCCCGGCGAGGTGCTCATCGACCCGGCGACGGCGGCGCTGCTCGCGACGTCGTCGCGGTACGCGCTCACCGAGCAGCCCGAGGCCGAGCTGCAGGGCCTGGGCGCGATGAGGCCCGTGCGGCTCCAGCGGGCGTACGCCGCCGGCTGA
- a CDS encoding SOS response-associated peptidase, protein MPSWSKDPSGGARMINARVETLTDKPAFAKPLAVRRCLVPADGYYEWRRLGLPPGAKATAKAPRQPYWIHRDGEPVLFAGLYEFWRDRTKAGDDPARWLVSTTVITTAASAPMAHVHDRMPVALPPTAWDAWLDPAVGAEQAAGLLDDPLAEFALRPVTDLVSSVRNNGPSLLDEDPEPIG, encoded by the coding sequence GTGCCGTCCTGGTCCAAGGACCCGAGCGGCGGGGCGCGCATGATCAACGCGCGCGTCGAGACCCTGACCGACAAGCCGGCGTTCGCCAAGCCGCTCGCCGTGCGGCGCTGCCTCGTGCCCGCCGACGGGTACTACGAGTGGCGGAGGCTGGGCCTGCCGCCGGGCGCGAAGGCCACGGCGAAGGCGCCCCGGCAGCCGTACTGGATCCACCGCGACGGCGAGCCCGTGCTGTTCGCGGGCCTGTACGAGTTCTGGCGTGACCGCACCAAGGCGGGCGACGACCCGGCGCGCTGGCTCGTGTCCACCACGGTGATCACGACGGCGGCGTCGGCCCCGATGGCGCACGTCCACGACCGCATGCCGGTGGCGCTGCCGCCGACGGCGTGGGACGCGTGGCTGGACCCCGCCGTGGGAGCGGAGCAGGCGGCCGGGCTGCTGGACGACCCGCTCGCGGAGTTCGCGCTGCGGCCCGTGACGGACCTCGTCAGCTCCGTGCGCAACAACGGCCCCTCGCTGCTCGACGAGGACCCGGAGCCGATCGGCTAG
- a CDS encoding helix-turn-helix domain-containing protein → MYADLGRLIRDRREATGLDQRALAAQLGVGQQAVSGWERGQSRPRRAMLAEIARILVVEEDALVDAGEYPPTASGVRPAVRPLTRALPLEELSEERFEDFLAEVMSRLFPDGHASRFGGRGHKQHGIDILVAAGGQNLATGQCKRHREFGPAAVRHAIAEVTITAPKNYLFLSRPIATPAARSEVGNHANWEIWDGEDISRYVRNLPREQALRLVDTYFPGHRESFLGIPSPGPWLSPEDHFDATPTTIFNHEWTLAGRRRQLDELVAAAYQADATIAFVVGAGGLGKTRLLKSLADAAPAASEVRILPGDATVTASDLELLPQGGNLTVVVDDAHEVTDLTGIVAGIWRRNRSAKVVLACRPYGLRAIREGLAQHSLLPTAYTEIVLTDLEFEDATALAREALAGTAPEAVARRLAGLTADSPLVTVVGGVLIRQGQLEPGALEQDPNVRFHIMRGFSDALVKDPLAYDPPTRRAVLDALAALQPFRTNEESARESLSRIVGKPYDELHKHLRSLENAGILRRRGESLRIVPDLLGDVILTEAAFDEDNPLGTGYLARIEPLVAGVSAEHLFVNVSRVDWQVRSNRENAPSMAGSLWAAFRARVEAADIVDRRTLAEAMAKVAYFQPERTLEVTRWLIDNPTDRLDSEHAMWDGYMADDYNSVLQALPPALRFAAMNAETLPEALKQLWELAQGDERPTNQHPEHPLRILGQLAEFGVTKPIEFNDQIVDIASTWFADGQRLSPFEVLTPMLATEGHEAGFRGHTITFQPYSVNPDSVMRVRQRVIDLAFQELESFDLRRSGAAAKALKTALQYPTGLFGRTVSADERDRWTPGFVETIDRLGAAVAAGRLDPAVVVSVRDALHWHENYGDGPAHDAAQRVVVALPIDSESLLALTVHDGWGSLIRDRGDDFEAMEAKRLALLQAVVDSLTDVADAEVVELLVSRLRADREVHGSSEGDPGPLVAGLIDARPSLAHTMLEVLRSAPGQHDLDPVLPVVLSTLAAHEPAAAIGEIRDLLGSASEDRRRAAAHAIGWNRGLRELHPGELDLLLELAADPDVVVRRSVARAAQLLAPRRTAEATRLLAAIRFGDSPSVANDIFMCFRANFGISWANFSDADIERIRDDLITVPEIGGYSLASALATRSATDPAWVVRLLQERVEHAESLGSVRHYDALPYSWDAHLRVRETRDFLPSLTGILAWIADGLDSWLRRQLGADLFAAVASGYDTQVTEILGSALASGAESMTRAVSAVLGEAPRTFIWDQPDFVRAALHAANRLGDDALRDMSGALWGATISGGRTGTPGEPFPETVEQRDRSREIARDLPAGSLENRFYADMAKSADRDILRETNDDLSTDGRVW, encoded by the coding sequence ATGTACGCAGACCTTGGGCGACTCATCAGGGACCGTCGCGAGGCGACCGGCCTCGACCAAAGGGCGCTTGCTGCTCAGCTAGGGGTAGGCCAGCAGGCCGTGAGTGGTTGGGAGCGAGGCCAGTCGCGACCCAGGCGCGCAATGCTCGCCGAAATCGCGCGGATCCTTGTGGTCGAGGAGGATGCGCTCGTCGACGCTGGCGAGTACCCGCCGACCGCATCGGGTGTCCGGCCCGCGGTCCGGCCTCTCACACGCGCCCTTCCGCTTGAAGAGTTGAGCGAGGAGCGGTTTGAAGACTTTCTGGCCGAAGTGATGAGCAGATTGTTCCCAGACGGCCACGCGAGCCGGTTCGGGGGGCGCGGCCACAAGCAGCACGGCATCGACATCCTCGTCGCCGCTGGTGGCCAGAACCTGGCGACAGGCCAGTGCAAGCGGCACCGTGAGTTTGGGCCCGCGGCCGTTCGCCACGCGATCGCGGAGGTGACGATTACAGCGCCAAAGAACTACCTGTTCCTCTCGCGGCCTATCGCCACACCGGCGGCGCGCAGCGAGGTTGGTAATCACGCGAACTGGGAGATTTGGGACGGCGAAGATATATCACGGTACGTGCGGAATCTGCCGCGCGAACAGGCCCTGAGGCTCGTCGACACCTACTTCCCTGGCCACCGTGAATCGTTCCTCGGCATTCCGTCACCAGGTCCGTGGCTATCTCCGGAAGACCACTTCGACGCCACCCCCACCACGATCTTCAACCATGAGTGGACCCTGGCCGGCCGCCGCCGTCAGCTCGATGAACTCGTCGCTGCTGCGTACCAGGCCGATGCGACCATCGCGTTTGTGGTCGGAGCGGGCGGCCTCGGAAAGACCCGGCTCTTGAAGTCCCTCGCGGACGCAGCACCTGCTGCGTCCGAGGTGCGCATTCTGCCGGGTGACGCCACTGTCACGGCTTCGGATCTCGAGCTGCTTCCGCAAGGAGGCAACCTCACTGTTGTCGTGGACGACGCCCACGAAGTCACCGACCTCACCGGGATCGTTGCGGGTATCTGGCGGCGCAACCGAAGCGCGAAAGTTGTGCTCGCGTGCAGGCCCTACGGGCTCCGGGCGATTCGGGAAGGGCTCGCACAGCACAGTCTGCTGCCGACCGCGTACACGGAAATCGTGCTCACCGATCTCGAGTTCGAGGACGCTACCGCGTTGGCGCGTGAAGCCCTTGCAGGCACAGCCCCCGAGGCTGTCGCTCGGCGACTGGCGGGGTTGACGGCCGACTCTCCGCTGGTCACGGTCGTCGGCGGAGTACTGATTCGGCAGGGCCAACTTGAACCTGGCGCATTGGAACAGGATCCAAACGTTCGCTTCCACATTATGCGGGGCTTCAGTGACGCACTGGTCAAAGATCCGCTGGCGTACGACCCACCCACGCGACGCGCAGTGCTAGATGCCCTCGCCGCACTACAGCCGTTCCGCACCAACGAGGAATCAGCACGCGAATCGCTGAGCAGAATCGTTGGAAAGCCCTACGACGAGCTGCACAAGCACCTGCGGAGCCTCGAGAACGCCGGGATCCTTCGCCGTCGGGGTGAGTCGCTGCGCATCGTTCCCGACTTGCTCGGTGACGTCATCCTTACCGAGGCTGCGTTCGACGAAGACAACCCCTTGGGTACCGGATATCTCGCCCGCATCGAACCCCTGGTCGCTGGCGTCAGTGCCGAGCACCTGTTCGTCAACGTCAGCCGTGTCGACTGGCAGGTCCGAAGCAATCGCGAAAATGCCCCGAGCATGGCTGGATCTCTGTGGGCCGCATTCCGGGCGCGGGTTGAGGCCGCCGACATCGTGGACCGACGAACGCTGGCTGAGGCGATGGCTAAGGTTGCATACTTCCAGCCGGAGCGCACACTCGAGGTCACCCGCTGGCTGATCGACAATCCCACGGATCGCCTCGACAGTGAACACGCCATGTGGGATGGCTACATGGCCGATGACTACAACAGCGTGCTTCAAGCGTTGCCACCCGCGCTTAGGTTCGCGGCGATGAACGCCGAGACCCTTCCCGAAGCTCTCAAGCAACTCTGGGAGCTTGCACAAGGGGATGAGCGCCCGACGAACCAGCACCCCGAACACCCTCTTCGGATTTTGGGCCAACTGGCAGAGTTCGGCGTGACCAAGCCGATCGAATTCAACGACCAAATCGTCGACATCGCCTCAACATGGTTCGCCGACGGCCAGCGCCTCTCACCCTTCGAGGTTCTGACGCCCATGCTTGCCACTGAGGGCCACGAAGCAGGCTTCCGCGGTCACACCATTACGTTCCAGCCCTATTCTGTGAACCCAGACAGTGTCATGCGGGTCCGTCAACGGGTCATCGACCTTGCCTTCCAAGAACTCGAGTCATTCGACCTACGCCGGTCGGGCGCCGCCGCGAAGGCTCTGAAAACGGCCTTGCAGTACCCTACGGGGCTCTTCGGGCGCACGGTATCGGCCGATGAACGCGACAGATGGACACCGGGATTTGTCGAGACCATAGATCGGCTTGGCGCCGCCGTTGCCGCAGGACGACTGGACCCCGCAGTTGTAGTGAGCGTCCGGGATGCTTTGCATTGGCATGAAAACTACGGCGATGGGCCAGCCCATGACGCTGCGCAGAGGGTTGTCGTGGCGCTCCCGATCGATTCCGAGTCACTCCTCGCACTAACGGTCCACGACGGGTGGGGCAGCCTCATCCGTGACCGCGGCGATGATTTCGAGGCAATGGAAGCCAAACGGTTGGCGCTCCTTCAGGCCGTGGTGGATAGCCTCACTGACGTCGCGGACGCCGAGGTCGTGGAGTTGCTTGTTTCCAGGCTGCGCGCCGATAGGGAAGTCCACGGGTCCAGCGAAGGAGATCCGGGCCCCCTCGTGGCCGGCCTGATCGACGCCCGCCCGTCCCTCGCCCACACGATGCTTGAGGTGCTCCGTTCAGCTCCCGGCCAGCACGACCTTGACCCTGTCCTGCCGGTCGTCCTCAGCACTCTCGCCGCACATGAGCCAGCGGCCGCGATAGGTGAAATCAGGGACCTGCTTGGGAGCGCATCGGAAGACCGGCGTCGCGCTGCAGCCCATGCGATCGGGTGGAACCGGGGCCTCCGCGAGCTGCACCCCGGCGAGCTCGACCTGCTTCTCGAGTTGGCCGCTGACCCTGACGTAGTCGTCCGTCGCAGCGTTGCGCGAGCAGCTCAACTGCTTGCACCCCGCCGAACCGCTGAAGCAACTCGCCTTCTCGCCGCCATCCGGTTCGGCGATAGTCCGAGTGTGGCGAATGACATCTTCATGTGCTTCCGCGCCAACTTTGGCATCTCATGGGCCAATTTCTCCGACGCCGACATCGAACGCATTCGCGACGACCTGATCACCGTGCCTGAGATCGGCGGATACTCGCTTGCCAGCGCACTCGCGACTCGATCAGCGACGGACCCCGCGTGGGTGGTCCGCCTGCTCCAGGAGCGCGTCGAGCATGCCGAGTCGCTTGGGAGCGTGCGGCACTATGACGCCCTGCCGTACTCCTGGGATGCGCACCTTCGAGTCCGCGAAACCAGGGACTTTCTGCCGAGCCTCACCGGCATCCTCGCCTGGATCGCCGACGGTCTCGACTCTTGGCTGCGACGGCAGTTGGGGGCCGACTTGTTCGCCGCAGTAGCGAGTGGATACGACACCCAGGTCACCGAGATCTTGGGGAGCGCACTCGCTTCTGGCGCCGAAAGCATGACGCGGGCGGTTTCGGCGGTACTTGGAGAGGCGCCGAGGACCTTCATCTGGGACCAGCCGGACTTCGTCCGCGCAGCGTTGCACGCTGCCAACCGACTCGGCGACGACGCGCTCCGAGACATGTCGGGCGCACTCTGGGGCGCAACAATCTCTGGAGGTCGCACCGGTACGCCCGGTGAACCGTTCCCTGAGACGGTCGAGCAACGCGATAGGTCGCGCGAGATCGCCCGAGACTTGCCGGCCGGGTCGCTCGAGAACCGCTTCTACGCCGACATGGCGAAGTCGGCTGACCGGGACATTCTCCGTGAGACCAATGACGACCTGTCGACCGACGGACGGGTGTGGTGA
- a CDS encoding SOS response-associated peptidase, whose translation MCGRYASFRSDEDLRDKFAIDEIVDTTPPPSWNVAPTDPVRIVVVRPPHGGSTNDGGPRTQLRTVSWGLVPSWTKPPAGKPASKVGGNLINGRAETITEKPAFRRAATLRRAVIPMDGYFEWQTHEDGRTKTPYYLTGANEEPLAAAGLYELWRDPTKADDDAHRWLWTCAVITTTATDSTGHIHDRSPLLLPDDFIDTWLDPSLTDADQVRDLVASVPEPHLVPRVVSPAVGNVRNNGPQLIEPVVT comes from the coding sequence ATGTGCGGTCGCTACGCATCCTTCCGGTCCGACGAAGACCTCCGCGACAAGTTCGCCATCGATGAGATCGTCGACACGACGCCGCCGCCGTCGTGGAACGTCGCCCCTACAGACCCGGTGCGGATCGTCGTCGTGCGCCCTCCGCACGGAGGTTCGACAAACGACGGCGGTCCTAGAACTCAGCTCCGGACTGTGTCGTGGGGACTCGTGCCGAGCTGGACGAAGCCGCCCGCAGGTAAACCCGCCTCGAAGGTCGGCGGCAACCTGATCAACGGCCGCGCGGAAACCATCACGGAGAAGCCCGCGTTCCGTCGAGCAGCGACCCTCAGGCGAGCCGTGATCCCGATGGACGGGTACTTCGAGTGGCAGACGCACGAGGACGGACGAACGAAGACGCCCTACTACCTCACCGGCGCGAACGAGGAGCCTCTGGCCGCCGCAGGGCTGTACGAGCTGTGGCGCGATCCAACCAAGGCTGATGACGACGCGCATCGCTGGCTTTGGACCTGCGCAGTCATCACCACCACTGCCACCGACTCGACCGGGCACATCCACGACCGTTCGCCGCTGCTCTTGCCCGACGACTTCATCGACACCTGGCTCGACCCGTCGCTGACCGACGCGGATCAGGTGCGTGATCTGGTCGCTTCCGTGCCCGAGCCGCATCTCGTGCCGCGGGTCGTCAGCCCGGCTGTTGGGAACGTCCGCAACAACGGACCCCAGCTCATCGAACCGGTCGTCACCTGA